taagagccctatcttgctctcttgaaagtatccagagaaccggcctccaccaccctctgaggcagagaattccacagactcacaactctgtgtgaaaaaccttttcctcgtctccgttctaaatagcttaccccttattcttaaactgtggactctggttctcgactctcccaatagggaacatgttttctgcctctcgcatgtccaagcacttaacaatcttatatgtttcaataagatctcctgtcACCCtacaaaactccagagtgtacaagcccagccgctccattctctcagcatgtcagtcccgccatcctgggaattaaccttgtaaacctacgctacactccctcaatagcaagcccACTGCACACTCTAACTTCCAAGATTTTGTTAATGATTTTAACGAgactttgggtctcgacccgaaacgtcacctattccttctctccacagatgctgcctcacccgctgagtttctcctgcatttttgtctaccttctatttttcctgtatctgaaGTTCGTTCTTTAATATAATCTTGGAtcgctcatcccttcccacccaaaccatcccgaGCATatgagtgtggatgggacatgttggttagtgtgggcaagttgggccgaagggcctgtttccatgctgtatcactctatgactctgcccagagtaggggactcaaggtctattatgtaaaagaatatgtgtgttatgattgtgtttataatttgtttggttgttttgttgtttgtcttttgcacaaaagtccgcgagcattgccacttttatttcactgcacatctcgtatgtgtatgtgacaaataaacttgacttgacttgtctaagatgaggggggggtggggaatatttagacaatagacaataggtgcagcaataGGCCAAAATCGTaacttgtcccttgtgtgtgcgggatagtgttagtacagacacctgggttggatcccgaccaagggtgctgtgtgtatgtcccaccgactctgcaccgaccagcgattactctgcacactaacacactaaccCTCACACATTAggggggagatcgtacaaatactgtacagacagcacccgtagtctggatggaacccgggtgtctggcgctgcgaggcagcaactctacccgctgtaccGTGCCGTGCAGAATATGAAATACGTAACGCTACAGTTAAGACATTTCACCTTCTCCAATCTGTGTTTCCTACAGGAAATGATGGGTCAAAGCTTCAATCTAGATGACCATGaatttgacaatatctttgaaaACTATTCGTACGAGTACGATTTTGAACCCAACGTATCTCCCTGCATCCCCCTGGCGAAGAATTCGCTCAACATGATGTTGGCGGTGGTCTACAGCCTGGTGTGTCTCTTGGCCGTGACGGGGAACCTGTTGGTGTTGGTGGTCATCCTTCACAACCGCCGCACCATCTCGTCCACGGACGTCTACCTGCTCCATCTGGCCACGGCCGACCTGCTCTTTGCCCTCACCCTGCCCTTCTGGGCAGTGGACGCCATGTCTGGCTGGGTGTTTGGTGACGCCATGTGTAAGGTGATCAGTATGTTGCAGGAGGTGAACTTTTACAGTGGCATCCTCCTGCTGGCCTGCATCAGCGTGGACCGCTACCTGGCCATTGTCCGCTCTGCCCAGTTGCACGGCCACAAGAGACCGTGGATGGTCAAACTGGTGTGTGCCATCGTCTGGTTCATGGCCCTGCTCCTGTCCTTGCCCGTCCTCTACAAGGGTGAGTGGACCCACGGCGCCAGGACCCTGTGCTACGAGAACCTCGACGGACAATCGGCCGACATCTGGAGAACCGCCACCAGGTTTGTACGGCACGTGATTGGCTTCCTCATGCCGCTGGCCACCATGGTCTTCTGCTACTCCGTCACCGTGTGGAAACTGTGCCAGACCAAGGGCTTCCAAAAGCAGAAAGCCATGAAGGTCATCATCGCGGTGGTACTGGCCTTCCTGGTGTGCTGGCTGCCCCACAACGTCACGGTGCTGGTCGACACGCTGATGAGGAGCAAACTCATCGAAGACTCTTGCGCCAAACGTGACCATGTGGACAGGGCTCTGTCCGCCACCCAAACCCTCGGCTTCACGCACAGCTGCATCAACCCAATCCTCTACGCATTCATCGGGGTGAAGTTCAGGAGGAACCTGGTGAAGATCTTGGCTAAATCTGGAATCGTGAGGCGAGCGATCATCTCCAAGTACAGGAGGTCCATGTCGTCCATCTCTGAATCTGGCCTCATCTCCACCGCCATCTACATGGACCACGATGGAAACGCCCGGGCCACTAACTAACTGGCTGGGAAGGAACATGAAGGGACGTCCAGCCACATCTAACCATTGGAACGTCCAAACAGCTGAAAGAACATCAGTGGAGACAAGAACAGGAtgaacaaacgctcatcataggttaacccactcattcatagaaacatagaaaataggtgcagcagtaggccattcggcccttcgagcctgcaccgccattcaatatgatcatggctgatcatccaactcagtatcctgcacctgccttctctccataccccctgatccctttagccacaagggacacatctaactccctcttaaatatagccaatgaactggccaactaccttctgtggcagagaattccacagattcaccactctctgtgtgattttttttttccatctaaATCTAACCAacatctaaaagatttcccccttatccttaaactgtgaccccttgttctggacttccccaacatcgggaacaatctcctgcatctagcctgtccaacctcttaagaattctgtaagtttctataagattccccctcaatcttctaaattctagcaagtacaagccgagtatgatagagagatagagatacagagggaaacaggccctcggcccatcgcctccatgctgaccatcaaccactcaATCACACTGTTCTTACCCTCAACCAATCTAAATTGCAGAAGACATTGAGGCCACATTAgaagtaatgtttaagaaagaactgcagatgctagataaatctaaaatgctggagaaactcagcgggtgaggcagcgtctatggagcgaaggcataggtgacgtttccggttgagactcttcttcagattgatgtgggaaggggcgggaaaaagaaaggaagaggcggaggttgtgggagagctggaaaggggaggggaagggaaggagggagaaagcagggactacctgaaattggagaagttaatgttcataccgctggggtgtaaactacccaagcgaaatatgaggtgctgctcctccaatttacggtgggcctcactctggccatggaggaggcccaggacagaaaggttggtttcggaatgggagggggagttgaagtgctgagccactgggagtgaagtgcctcttcctttctacttcgtgccccccccccgcccccgccacatcagtctgaagaagggtttcggcccgaaacgtcgcctatttccttcgcttcatagatgctgcctcacctgcagttttctccagcattttcgtctactttttttttttttaaatacatttttattagaggcatctgcatatcataatccaaaccagtacagactaTGTTTAACGTTTACATATTAAGTATTCAGGATTCCAGGGAGCCAgataccaaagtagctgggatcctccttaaTCGGATACATATTaaaattgcctctaattatttatttatatttatagatagaaaaaaaaagagaaagaaattagaaaaataggataaactatcccgccacgtcagtctgaagaaaggtttcggcccgaaacgtcgcctatttccttcgctccatagatgctgcctcacctgctgagtttctccagcatttttgtgtaccatcaataCTACAACTTGGGAGATGGGTCCCTAGGTCAGagaacataactattcatctagtcctgggttcaggcttcagtctgGACTCCGTGCCagtccaatctaccccttcaagtaatctataaatggagaccatattctaataaataaatctggtttgtcaattaaggcaAATCTAATTGTTtacaaatgtaaggtctccgacatctccataaccacatcttgattgtgggggtCGTTCGgtctttccaaaatgttaatatcaattttttcccaattattatactgtaatcaagaaaatttctttggtttattgtgagttttaggtaatgtagatggtttatgcatgcaacctataatgtagctacctcaataccactaaccacgcccagtcatctcagtataactgtgatatcttccccttgctgctcccttggttccagtacgcctgaagactagatgctgtcagtactgggacgtgtttaaCATGGCCTGTATTAAAGACTTAGTAAagattacagtgtgtcagacttaactcctttacatggtgtcagcaagttaaacgcgcgcctcctgtttatcgggttttatttgcccCTAGTTTTACTAGTGATTTATTCCCCGTTCACCATGGCATCCTCATGccgcaagccctctccccttgtctttgacgccGACATTGCGGAGCGCTGGGCCACTTTCATTATGGACTATAATCATTTCATCAACATCGTTCACCGAAATGACCCTGATGCGGCATTGTTCTGATGtgcccaatattattaatttggggTCGGGATCCATTTGGATATTGACGACTACAgagatcatttaaaaaatatccatcctGTAATTATTAATTTTAATACAGTTTACAAAAGTATAGGTTAAGTTAGCCGTCTgccattgacatttatcacagataggagagatattaggaaaaattctatttaattttgttttagaataatgcagtctatgtagtactttaaattgtattaaagaatgtctggtATTTAATGAACATTGGTGTATATGTTGTAGGCTTTCATCCCAAATATTAGTTATAGGTTGAGCTAATtccttttcccatgcttgtcaGTATAATTCCATCGGCGGGTTCTCGCTGTCTAATAATGTATTATAAATGTGATACTAATTTGACTGTGTTAGGGTGTTTATTCAAACATCCATCTAGAATATCTGGTTCTCGAGATCTGTATTCTCGTGTATGTGTTTTAACATAATCTTGTAAATATCTGGAAAAATTATTTGAATGTAATctgtaattctgttgtaactcctgaaacgaGAGCAAAATACCATTTCTATAAAGATGtcttatatttttaattccatgatTTTTCCATTGGGCAATCCCTTTATCCAACACTGAGGGTTTAAATGAGGGATTATTTGGAATGGGGAGAGAAAGTGATAAATAATCcaatttaatgtcttttttaattgcttCCAAATTTTTGTCTATATTATATCACTGCATGCACCTCTAGGTTCCAGGATCAATGGAAACTTAATAAACTCACTTAGCACCTCCACTTTTAACCAGGTCTCCTGCAAATCTTTCTTGACCGTTACACAATAGAACATTACCGCAATAGTGTGGTGTCAGCTGATGGTCAgaccactgaagggcctgtcccacttacacgtccttggcacgcaaattgcgcgaccttgtggtcgcattgagccgcgaaggtcgggcgGGATTGCATGCGTACGCAGTCATCTGGAGcgagtgacgtcatttgaagatggacacagaatgctggagtaactcagcaggaccggcagcatctctgaagagaagcaatgggtgacgtttcgtgtcgagactcttcttcagtctgaaaagaagggtcttgacccgaaacgtcacccattgcttctctccagagatgctgccggtcccactgagttactccagcattttgtgtctatcttcatttttcttggccccgctctgggagtaggagtgggggcggatccggaccgcaccGGCCGTGAACCCCAGgccaagctcggcgatcgtttgcctgcttctgctgctgttggaggcgagacgtcgtgccagggtcttgggcctgtcccactttggccgtcagttacacgacaggccgttggcgtgcgaagatttcgttcaccacaaatatttcggagccccgcgcgatgtcgcgcacaactacatacccttccttgcttctcagtgggaccggccccgtgcagccatacgatgcccgtacgcctcaacgtgaccacgaggtcgcgtaatttgcgtgccaatgacacgtaagtgggacaggccctttacagtcgaaccctcgtcagtggttacgaaggctgtcacgtgacgtcaagggttaa
This window of the Leucoraja erinacea ecotype New England unplaced genomic scaffold, Leri_hhj_1 Leri_358S, whole genome shotgun sequence genome carries:
- the LOC129693584 gene encoding C-X-C chemokine receptor type 2-like; its protein translation is MKYVTLQLRHFTFSNLCFLQEMMGQSFNLDDHEFDNIFENYSYEYDFEPNVSPCIPLAKNSLNMMLAVVYSLVCLLAVTGNLLVLVVILHNRRTISSTDVYLLHLATADLLFALTLPFWAVDAMSGWVFGDAMCKVISMLQEVNFYSGILLLACISVDRYLAIVRSAQLHGHKRPWMVKLVCAIVWFMALLLSLPVLYKGEWTHGARTLCYENLDGQSADIWRTATRFVRHVIGFLMPLATMVFCYSVTVWKLCQTKGFQKQKAMKVIIAVVLAFLVCWLPHNVTVLVDTLMRSKLIEDSCAKRDHVDRALSATQTLGFTHSCINPILYAFIGVKFRRNLVKILAKSGIVRRAIISKYRRSMSSISESGLISTAIYMDHDGNARATN